The genome window TCAGCCGATATATTCGGCTGAATATATTATCGCTAAGActttctcctatatatatatatatatatatatatatatatatatatatatatacccctatatatatgtgtgtgtgttgagGTTTACATTATTTTAAAACCATTAATCTATATAAAAATTTAGTTTATATCATTTGTTCAATAAAAAtgtatttttattataataaGTTAATTAAATTAAGTAGTGTACAATTTTTTAATGTTCAATGCACAAATTATCAATgctaattaaaaaaaaaggttaCTGTTTAAATTAAAATTATATGTCAAGATAATTCAATAATGAAAATTAAATGTAAAAATGGTAATCATGTGGAATGTAAGTATTGGTAAGGATATTTTTATGATTGATGAGAAAATAAGTGTTTTTATGCATAATTGTGAAAATATGATATGACAGCTGGTTGGATATATGAGTGCATTTAGCCAGGACGGACCCACATAGAGCGGGTCGGAGTTCTCGAACCccaatgttttttaaaaaaaatagtagatccgatatattaaattttataaggACCGGTAAATATAATTTCGTGGACACTATAGAAAGAAAAGGAAGGCTATTATAGTGTTAAACCCTATTTTTTAACAAGAGATCATGTCATGAGTTCAATTCTTGTTAGACTGTTTTTCCTGTTTTTTATAAATCTAGTTCAAATCTAGTTATGACTTGAACGAGGAGTAGCCCAAAAATTTTAatattttgttataaaattttGAACACCTAAAAAAATGGATtcattaagaaaaaaaaaacctagatcCGTTACTGTATTTAGCATCTTCTATTAGTGACGGTGTAAAGAGATAAAATATGATAAAAGAACGGTTTCCTATGTCTCAAGTAAATTAAATAtcaataaataaatttaaaacgCTGACAGAGTGACATATTTAAAATCGAAATATGtgattcttttaataattaaaaattcCCACAGCCATTGATCATCTATAAAACAAAGTTTACTtgcagttttttttttcttttttattcatTGGATGCCTTGTAAGATCTATActactatttttttttcttatttgacTATATTAAAAATTCGTTAGTCAACTTTATTATATATCAAACGAGTAGGCCGTGGATCAACATATGTAATTAAACCTAGTCCTCAAGACACGTAACTCTGTCTCTTTGGTGGAGGGTGAAATGTTATAAGGTGCACGTATATGAGTATTTAAGAGCATGttaatttgtcgttaaaaaaatacATCTAAACTTTAACAATTAACTAATGGTTGTGTTACGTGTCACTTTTATAAGCGTTATAGTTCAGAGTACCCAGCGAGAGGTAGTGTCACTTTTATCAGGAAAGTGGACCGCGTCTACCTTTTGATAATGCTCAAGGGCGCTTAGACAACCAGAGAGTAGTCTCTGACCGGGTACAATTCGCCGTATTTATATTTAGACTATTCTATGAGCGGAAGATTGTTTTCTATTTCGTCCATTTGCACTATCTCTTGGTTTTGCAAATATATCTTATCTCAAAATATCGTTTTATATATAATTCCTACTTCTTTATTACCAACTGTTAAACTGACATATCTACCGATCATAAAGAAAGATGACATATATGAAAAGTTATATTGGTTTGGAGAGATAGTTGAAATCAGAAATACGTTTTGAAATAATTAAGGTACTAATTTTTCTTTGAGAACGTTTTCTTAAGacaaattttaatttttaataaaaaaattaatagaaATATGATTTGATTAAAGGGAACATGTGTTTGAGACATTCAGAATTGTAGATGCTCTTTAAGGATAATGCTAAAGCATAGTCAAAAAGGTTGTTAGTAAGTTGCTCATTGTCTTTCATGAAATTAACTCTTGGTTTTTGACTAGGGAAAGAGatgattatttttaaaatttaattattttataaaattagcAATCAACGtctatataagtaattttataTTGGATTAACGATCCGAGTCTATATAAGTTCATCTTAGCTCCTCATTTATGATACATATATTAGTGAGGAGGAAAGATTTGGTTCTTGGTGAATTGGAGACATTCAACATCACATCAGGTATATTCAAGTCTCCTTGTGCTGTCATGTTACGGTATTTAGTTTAACATTGGTATAAATGAATGCCCAGGGAACTAAGCAGCAGGCTGTAGAGATGGCAACCCACACAACCCTTTCCGTGCAACAACCACAAGcgtcaacatacaatcatccatGTGGAGATCTACTTCATGGTAAGTGCATTCATACAAGAAATCATATATGCCAGCCTGCCTTTCTTTCGGTGAACTTTTATCTAATAACTTAGTGCATAATAGTCATTGATGCTAAAGATTCAAGTAGTTTAGAAATTAAGATGATTAGCACTTAGCTATACAACCTAATGTATAAATAGAAAGTTAACTTATATGTAATCTTGGAATTACttaggaggaagaagaagagagtACCATGATATCGCTGTTCCACTCTATAGAGCGTCAATAGGAGGAGACTTTAAAGCTGCACAAGTTATCCTTCAGGGTCGTGAATATTTGGTACGGTACAGTATCACTGAAAAAAAGGAAACACCACTTCACGTTGCAGCAGCGGGCCATAGCACCAAGTTTGTGAGTATCTTGTGAACATGATGAGTTCGGTTGACATGGAACTGCAGAACGAAGATGGCTATGCAGCCTTCTGTATAGCAGTTATCTCCGGAAAGGTTGGTATGGCTGAAAGTATGATTGAGAAGAATCGGGCGCTGCTAACAATTTGTGGCAGTAAGAATACGATGCCACTCTATCTGGCTGCTTTACATGGAAAAAGTAAGATGACTCATTTTCTCTATGATCAGTCTGATAGAATGATGGGTAACAGTTGGACATACGACAACATGAATGCGGTTTTCTTGCAATGTATCCAGGCTGGCATCTTCGGTATGCAAGGTTTCTTTGTACAATATTTGTATTGTGTTCTGAGGTTAACAAATATTTAGTCTCTTGTTCATGATTTTATCTACTCAAATAAGTGATTGTGAATCCTTTTATAGATATTGCACTACGAATACTGGAGGACAATATAAAACTTCCTCATGATAAGCAGCATGTATGTGATGTGCTCCAGGCATTGGCTCAAAACCCTGGGGCGTTTCCTAATAACAGTCGGAATACAATCAGTCAGATCAGATCAGGTGAGGCGTGAGCATTCTTTAATGAACATCCAACACCTTCTATCAATATTCCTTTTGTCGTATGTAGCTTTCAAAGAGATGCAATTATGTGTAAATTGATTTTTTGTTCATCTACTTGGTTTCTTATTTGATTGTTACTTGCAGGTTTGGTATCATTTGGTAAGTTGGTGACCGGAGTTTCCTTAATGGAAAGTGATGCCACACCATTATTAAGATTACTTTGGAAAAGGATAatggatgaaaatcctaaggatGTTATTGATAAGATACTGAGAGGCCCCGTGCTCAAAGTCTATAATGTGGAAACATACCCTTCTCAAGTTCTATTTATTGCTGCAAAAACGAACAACACGCAATTTTTGGTTGAGCTGATTCGCGAATATCCTGATCTTATATGGAAGACAAATGATGATGGACAAACTATCTTTCACACTGCAGTTGCTCATCGTCATCACCAGATATACAGTCTATTATATCTGATTGGGTCAACGAAGGATCTGATAACTCCTGTCATAGATCAACAAGGCAATAATATTCTACATATGGTTGGAAAGACTCCAGAGAAAGATGCTTATAAGGTCTGGGTTGCTCCTCCTTTTCGAATGTTTAGTGAATTTCTGTGGTACAAGGTACATCTTTCATAGGTTGTTAACAATGTTCAGTTTTTTTAAACCGGAAAAGTCACACAGATTTCTCCTTGGTCCTTGTTGGGACTTGCACCCACAATCACTTGGTTAATGGACATTGTATACATAGCTAGGCCTGCACATTATAGTATATATTCTTTGAATTGCTGAAGCTTGCAAACTCATTTACTGATGTGTCATGTAGGAAGTAAAGGGTATGCTCCCTCCTCAATATAGAGATGTAAAGAATGAAGCAGGAAAATCACCACAAGAACTTTTCACAGAGAATCACGAGAAACTAGTATCAGAAGGTATGAAGTCGATAAATGAATCAATAATATATCCATGGTAGTAGCTGCGCTTATATGCACGATATCATTTTCAGTAGTTTTTCAAATTCCTGGTGGGTTTGATCAAAACACTGGATTCCCTATGTTCCTGCACAATATCCATTTCAATCAGTTCGTACTACTTGATATTGGGTCGTTTATCCTCGCTACGACTTCAATCTTCATTTTCCTATTCATCATCCTTTCCGGTCAACACCAAGACATGCAAATTTTATTTCTATTATGGGTGGCTGGTCAACTAGCACTTTTGGAATCTGTAATGTGCACATTCGTTGCTTTTATTATTAGCTTTTTCATTTTGTATGGTAAAAGTGGGTGGGTGTATATGCTCAACGCTGGTGCTTATCCGTTGGTCATTATATACGGTGGTGTATGCATATATATCGTCTTTGGAACGATGAGAGGGACACTTCTTACCGGGTATCTTTTTAGACCCAAAAACAATGCGCTCTACCGTAAAAACTGAAAGTTCCAAAAGTTTTTGTTGTGATCAGTTTTGAATCTCAAGTTCTATTTGAAGTTGGTTCTTTCTTTAATGGTCATTTATTACAACTTTTCAAGTTAAGTTAGTTCTTTCTTTCATGGTCATTTATTACCACTTTGATTAAGGGTTTCTTTTTTCTTTGTTTTGAATGGCAATGCTTACTCACTCCTAATTTGCACCAAATTCACCTTGCTTGGGATTGAACCCAAGACTTCTCACTTAGAGTCAAGAGTCTCTACCAAGAGGGCAAGCCCCACAATGACACGACTTTGGttaagtgtatgtcaagatttgTGTTTATTTTTCCTTTTTGAAGTTATGTGTTGTAGAACTGTGTGCTATCATCCAAATTCTTCTCCTTGCAATATATATTGATTTAGTACTACTTCAGCTTTTTTCAGCAGCCAAGAAAGGCTGTTTTTTTATTAACCAACATTAAGCCCAACTAGCAAGGAGCTAGAAGAGAGCACAAATACAGCCAAATAAAATAAACTTGTTTACATCAAAATTTTACCAACTGTCCATGGTGATGTTCTTCAGTCTTGCCTATTTTTCATGCAAAGGAAGGTGTCCTCTTTTACAGATCACCACCTTTGTATGCTTCTTTGGCAGCTTAAAACCATAGGTGAAGAAATTTGACTTGTATTACTCTACAAATCACGAATTGCTATCAGATTAACCTATTTGGTGGTACATACCAACGATTAATCAAATTATACGCAGAGCACTTTCAAGACCAAATTTTGAAGATTGTCTGAGAAATTGAAAACCCATACCCTTTCTGTTTGCGTCGAGCAATGTATAAGACATACCTTTTGTCGACTTGTTTGTGCGTACGTCGCTTGTAATAATGAAAAGACTTGATTCATCATTTATAAACCTTTTAACGTAACTTTACAATAACTATTTATCAATTAAATTTGCATAATGAAAAGACTTGATTCATCATTTATAAACCTTTTAACGTAACTTTACAATAACTATTTATCAATTAAATTTGCATAACAATTATGAATAAGAATAACAGATCTAATTTATGTTATACCCATAAAATTGGTTTTTTTACCAATAAAGAGAAAAATAACAACTTAAATAATGAATTTGTAAATAGAATTGAGATCTTAGAGATTATTTTAAATAAAGGATATATTTAAAAGATACACAATGataaaaattatttttatattataggTAATTTAAGATTTTGGTTCCGGTAtaaaccatatttatcctacaaaccgtaagaacagatcttagcacttaaaaaagttaaattagtACATAacaaaacaatacatacataaaagtaacacttttgaattatattagcacattaaaattaatcaagataattgattttagcacatatttgAATGATATTAGCACTTTTTCTTAAATCAGCGCattgaaaacaaaataaagatcCAAAAAAAGAATTAATTGTTTTTTAGCATATTTATAgggaattcaatataattgatattatttaggatATTATTTTATCATATCTCTATAATTGGTTGGATGACATGTGACACTTTTTAATGGTAGTTTGTATGAAAAATGTGTTTTGTTTGATTCTACTCCTGTAATGTAATACGGAATTCCATtcatattaataatatataaagttGTGTATTACATGTTTTTGAGTATTTAACTTTGTAATATACGACCATTCTGGTATATTCAGTGTTACTAATTAAGATGGACCGGTTTTTGTGAAATATTCAATTTAGTTATGTGAACTGTCATATATTAATAGAAAATCGTTTGTATAAAGTTTCGTTACTAATTAACATAGGTCGTTTGTTATATAAAGTTTCTTAAATATTATATAAGCTAGGGGTGTTCaggattcgtttcgaattcgaaaaattcgaaattcgtttaaattcgattcggttatcaagaattcgtttcgattataagaattcgaattcgaattcgattcaattcgagtcaagtaaatcgaatacgaatcgaatacgaatttataatttcaaatttgattcgattcgaaattcgaataaaagttatacatttttatttattatttttatatataataaatatataacttttattaagctatactataaattattttcaaaattgtttccaagtattaaaattacccattatCAAACCCATTACATGATCCACAAGTAAAACCTAATTAACAAAActatcaatagatttctaaacataaaaatattaacttgtaacGTGGAGTGATTATTcccgacttctcgtt of Helianthus annuus cultivar XRQ/B chromosome 1, HanXRQr2.0-SUNRISE, whole genome shotgun sequence contains these proteins:
- the LOC110941082 gene encoding uncharacterized protein LOC110941082; its protein translation is MMSSVDMELQNEDGYAAFCIAVISGKVGMAESMIEKNRALLTICGSKNTMPLYLAALHGKSKMTHFLYDQSDRMMGNSWTYDNMNAVFLQCIQAGIFDIALRILEDNIKLPHDKQHVCDVLQALAQNPGAFPNNSRNTISQIRSGEA
- the LOC118481144 gene encoding uncharacterized protein LOC118481144, whose translation is MDENPKDVIDKILRGPVLKVYNVETYPSQVLFIAAKTNNTQFLVELIREYPDLIWKTNDDGQTIFHTAVAHRHHQIYSLLYLIGSTKDLITPVIDQQGNNILHMVGKTPEKDAYKEVKGMLPPQYRDVKNEAGKSPQELFTENHEKLVSEGMKSINESIIYPW